GCTTGAGATGTTAGCAAATCAATGTGCTGCACGCCCGCTCACTTAAACGGGGACTGGTTGCGTATGACGTCGTGAGCGTCCGAAGCGGTCATCGGCCCAGTCTCAGGGTGATTGCCGACAGGCCTCAGCTGCGAGTTGCCACTTCAGTGCGCTGATCATCACCATCCATGCAGGCTGAGGCTGGAAGCGCGTTTTGTGCGGCGGTTCACCTGACTTTCTGCTGACACGGCCCGCACATTCTGAGAGCACGAGGTCACTGGGGCATCAACCGGATTCCACGTGTCACCTCGGGACTCCACGCGGACGAAGAGAACATCGGAGCAAGCCATGCTCCCGGAGACCGGATGACCACAACCCAGATGCAGGCAACGGAGACGCAGGCCAGCAGCATGACGCCCACTCCTGAGCAGCAGCGTCGCCGGGACGCCCTGCACACGCTGTCCCTGCCTACCGGACTGGCACCGCGCCTGCGCAACGAGCAGGGCTGGAGTCCGGCCTTTACCGAAGACGTGATCGCCGAGTACCGCCGCTTCCTGATCCTGGCCACCACCACCGACCGCCGTGTCACCCCCAGCCGGACGGTCGATCACGCCTGGCACGCGCACCTGGAGTACACGCATGCCTACTGGGACACGCTCTGCCAGGGGCTGCTTGGCGAGGCACTGCACCACACGCCCGGCGAGCCAGGGGACGAGGCGCACTACCGTCAGCAGTACCTGGACACGCTCGACCTGTACCGCGAGGTCTTCGGAGAGGCCGCGCCTCTGCACTGCTGGCCCGACCCGCGCCACTCATTAGCAGACGGTGTCGGTGCGCTGAACCATCCGAACATCGGGCGTCAGGCCGGGCAAACCAGTCCGTTCGCGCTGATGACGACGCTGATCATCGGACTGGGCAGCCTGGCCTTCGGGCTGAATGGTGGTGGCGCGCTGCTGAGCCTGCTCGGTGGCCTGCTCAGCTGCGGAGCGCTGCTGCTGGCCCTGACCGCATCTCTGAGAACTGGTCTGACGGACGGCCAGCCGCCCACGACGCGCCGCACGTCCGCCAGCAGCGACTTCGGTACAGACATGACCATGATCGCTCTAGGCGGTGGGGACGGCAGCGACAGTGGCAGCTGTGGCCATGATGGTGGCGGAGATGGTGGAGCCAGCTGCGGAAGCAGTTGTGGGAGCAGTTGCGGCGGCGGGTGCAGCTGAGCATCGCTCGGAACACGACACGGTGGAACCGTAGACTCAGGCGGCAGGTCGTGAGGCGTCTTCCCAGGCGCGGCGCAGGTACGTGGTCACCACGCTCTGAGGTTGGGGAGGGCCATCAGACCGGTACCGCTGGTGGGGAGCTGCTGCAGAATCGCTCGGCGGTCGCCATCGGGGAGGTAGGATTCCAGCGGAATCAGTTTTGCCTGCACTTTTGTGTCAGCGGCTGGGCTTCGTTGAGCGACATGGCAGGCCGGAAGGTTAATCCTGCAGCGTTGAGAGCACCGACCAGTTGATCAGCGAGCGTGGCGTCGTCAATGATGAGGATGTTTCGGCCACCCTCTTGGGTCCTGCTTCTGACGGGGCTTTGAAGGCGCTGATCATGGCCTGTTGTATATTTTTCACT
This is a stretch of genomic DNA from Deinococcus ruber. It encodes these proteins:
- a CDS encoding glycine-rich domain-containing protein; amino-acid sequence: MTTTQMQATETQASSMTPTPEQQRRRDALHTLSLPTGLAPRLRNEQGWSPAFTEDVIAEYRRFLILATTTDRRVTPSRTVDHAWHAHLEYTHAYWDTLCQGLLGEALHHTPGEPGDEAHYRQQYLDTLDLYREVFGEAAPLHCWPDPRHSLADGVGALNHPNIGRQAGQTSPFALMTTLIIGLGSLAFGLNGGGALLSLLGGLLSCGALLLALTASLRTGLTDGQPPTTRRTSASSDFGTDMTMIALGGGDGSDSGSCGHDGGGDGGASCGSSCGSSCGGGCS